One segment of Capricornis sumatraensis isolate serow.1 chromosome 23, serow.2, whole genome shotgun sequence DNA contains the following:
- the UBTD1 gene encoding ubiquitin domain-containing protein 1, with the protein MGNCVGRQRRERPTAPGHPRKRAGRNEPLKKERLKWKSDYPMTDGQLRSKRDEFWDTAPAFEGRKEIWDALKAAAYAAEANDHELAQAILDGASITLPHGTLCECYDELGNRYQLPIYCLSPPVNLLLEHTEEESLEPPEPTPSVRREFPLKVRLSTGKDVRLSASLPDTVGQLKRQLHTQEGIEPSWQRWFFSGKLLTDRTRLQETKIQKDFVIQVIINQPPPPQD; encoded by the exons GACGCAACGAGCCCCTGAAGAAGGAGCGGCTGAAGTGGAAGAGTGACTACCCGATGACTGATGGCCAGCTGCGGAGCAAGAGGGATGAGTTCTGGGACACGGCACCCGCCTTCGAGGGCCGCAAGGAGATCTGGGATGCCCTCAAGGCTGCTGCCTACGCGGCCGAGGCCAACGACCACGAGCTGGCTCAGGCCATCCTGGATGGAGCCAGCATCACCTTGCCCCATG GCACCCTCTGTGAATGCTACGATGAGCTGGGCAATCGCTATCAACTCCCCATCTACTGCCTGTCGCCACCTGTGAACCTGCTTCTGGAGCACACCGAAGAGGAGAGCCTGGAGCCCCCTGAGCCCACCCCCAGCGTGCGGCGAGAGTTCCCGCTGAAGGTGCGCCTCTCCACGGGCAAGGACGTGAGGCTCAGTGCCAGCCTGCCCGACACGGTGGGGCAGCTCAAGAGGCAGCTGCACACCCAGGAGGGCATCGAGCCATCCTGGCAGCGATGGTTCTTCTCCGGAAAGCTGCTCACAGACCGCACGCGGCTCCAGGAAACCAAGATCCAGAAAGATTTTGTCATCCAGGTCATCATCAACCAGCCCCCGCCGCCCCAGGACTGA